A stretch of Castanea sativa cultivar Marrone di Chiusa Pesio chromosome 2, ASM4071231v1 DNA encodes these proteins:
- the LOC142623576 gene encoding putative xyloglucan galactosyltransferase GT14 isoform X1: MEKSMTGKCSHQLWLVILFLFVLCLILFSFDYSMMMGANNEVPFSVKQLNPLIIVDNQTNSATNQSFTDQSLGTYSDIDPCSGRYIYVHDLPSRFNHDLLKNCRSLTRGTNSNMCPYMANLGIGPEIENSQGVLSSKNWFSTNQFLLEVIFHNKMKRYECLTNDSSLASAIFVPFYAGLDISQYLWNPNISVRDSSGMDLLKWLTERPEWKRMWGRDHFFVAGRISWDFRRKTDESSDWGTKFRFLPESKNMTMMSVEASSWNNDYAIPYPTNFHPLKDSEVLEWQRRVRSQNRSYLFTFAGASRPDLNNSIRGVAIEQCRAARACKFIDCNVTNENKCDDPVSVMRVFKSSVFCLQPPGDSYTRRSIFDSILAGCIPVFFHPGTAYAQYLWHLPRNGTKYSVYIPVKDVKLWKGNVEEILLGISKDKELAMREEVIGLIPRIVYANPRSKFEIFGDAFDVAVDGVLEGVESLRRLIREGGDPSVGFADGDDYKYTFSQWERFE; the protein is encoded by the coding sequence ATGGAGAAATCAATGACCGGAAAATGCTCTCATCAACTCTGGTTAGTCATCCTATTTCTCTTTGTTCTATGCCTTATATTGTTCAGTTTCGATTATTCAATGATGATGGGTGCCAACAATGAGGTACCCTTTTCAGTCAAACAACTAAACCCACTTATTATTGTCGACAACCAAACCAATTCTGCCACCAATCAGTCTTTCACCGACCAAAGTTTAGGAACATACAGTGATATAGATCCCTGCTCGGGGAGATACATATATGTACATGATCTTCCTAGCCGATTCAACCACGACTTGCTCAAGAATTGTCGGTCACTTACCAGAGGAACCAACTCTAATATGTGTCCCTACATGGCAAACTTAGGTATTGGTCCAGAGATTGAGAATTCCCAAGGGGTATTATCAAGCAAGAATTGGTTTTCCACAAACCAATTCTTGTTAGAAGTCATTTTCCACAATAAGATGAAGAGGTACGAGTGCTTGACCAATGATTCATCACTTGCTTCTGCGATATTTGTACCATTCTATGCTGGTCTTGATATTAGTCAATACCTTTGGAATCCAAACATATCGGTGAGAGACTCTTCTGGGATGGACCTTCTCAAGTGGCTAACAGAAAGACCTGAATGGAAGAGGATGTGGGGCAGAGACCATTTCTTTGTTGCAGGGAGGATTTCATGGGACTTCAGAAGAAAAACAGACGAATCTTCAGACTGGGGTACCAAGTTTAGGTTTTTGCCTGAATCCAAGAACATGACAATGATGTCAGTTGAAGCAAGCTCTTGGAACAACGATTATGCAATACCATACCCAACAAATTTCCATCCTTTAAAAGACAGTGAAGTGTTGGAGTGGCAAAGGCGTGTGAGAAGCCAAAACCGGAGTTATTTGTTTACTTTTGCAGGTGCATCACGTCCTGACCTCAACAATTCTATTCGGGGTGTGGCTATTGAACAATGTAGAGCTGCAAGAGCTTGCAAATTTATAGATTGTAATGTTACTAATGAAAACAAATGTGATGATCCGGTTAGTGTTATGAGGGTGTTTAAGAGCTCGGTTTTTTGCTTGCAGCCTCCAGGGGATTCCTACACTAGGCGATCAATTTTTGACTCTATTTTGGCAGGTTGTATTCCGGTTTTCTTTCATCCGGGTACTGCTTACGCGCAATATTTATGGCATTTACCAAGGAATGGTACCAAGTATTCTGTGTATATACCAGTGAAGGACGTGAAACTTTGGAAAGGTAATGTGGAGGAGATATTGCTTGGGATTTCGAAGGATAAAGAATTAGCCATGAGAGAGGAGGTTATAGGACTTATTCCAAGGATAGTATATGCAAATCCCAGGTctaaatttgagatttttgggGATGCATTTGATGTAGCGGTGGATGGAGTTCTTGAGGGAGTAGAGAGTCTTAGGAGATTAATTAGGGAGGGGGGGGATCCTAGTGTTGGTTTTGCAGATGGGGATGATTATAAGTATACGTTTTCTCAGTGGGAGAGATTTGAATAG
- the LOC142623576 gene encoding putative xyloglucan galactosyltransferase GT14 isoform X2 codes for MLSSTLSFTDQSLGTYSDIDPCSGRYIYVHDLPSRFNHDLLKNCRSLTRGTNSNMCPYMANLGIGPEIENSQGVLSSKNWFSTNQFLLEVIFHNKMKRYECLTNDSSLASAIFVPFYAGLDISQYLWNPNISVRDSSGMDLLKWLTERPEWKRMWGRDHFFVAGRISWDFRRKTDESSDWGTKFRFLPESKNMTMMSVEASSWNNDYAIPYPTNFHPLKDSEVLEWQRRVRSQNRSYLFTFAGASRPDLNNSIRGVAIEQCRAARACKFIDCNVTNENKCDDPVSVMRVFKSSVFCLQPPGDSYTRRSIFDSILAGCIPVFFHPGTAYAQYLWHLPRNGTKYSVYIPVKDVKLWKGNVEEILLGISKDKELAMREEVIGLIPRIVYANPRSKFEIFGDAFDVAVDGVLEGVESLRRLIREGGDPSVGFADGDDYKYTFSQWERFE; via the exons ATGCTCTCATCAACTCTG TCTTTCACCGACCAAAGTTTAGGAACATACAGTGATATAGATCCCTGCTCGGGGAGATACATATATGTACATGATCTTCCTAGCCGATTCAACCACGACTTGCTCAAGAATTGTCGGTCACTTACCAGAGGAACCAACTCTAATATGTGTCCCTACATGGCAAACTTAGGTATTGGTCCAGAGATTGAGAATTCCCAAGGGGTATTATCAAGCAAGAATTGGTTTTCCACAAACCAATTCTTGTTAGAAGTCATTTTCCACAATAAGATGAAGAGGTACGAGTGCTTGACCAATGATTCATCACTTGCTTCTGCGATATTTGTACCATTCTATGCTGGTCTTGATATTAGTCAATACCTTTGGAATCCAAACATATCGGTGAGAGACTCTTCTGGGATGGACCTTCTCAAGTGGCTAACAGAAAGACCTGAATGGAAGAGGATGTGGGGCAGAGACCATTTCTTTGTTGCAGGGAGGATTTCATGGGACTTCAGAAGAAAAACAGACGAATCTTCAGACTGGGGTACCAAGTTTAGGTTTTTGCCTGAATCCAAGAACATGACAATGATGTCAGTTGAAGCAAGCTCTTGGAACAACGATTATGCAATACCATACCCAACAAATTTCCATCCTTTAAAAGACAGTGAAGTGTTGGAGTGGCAAAGGCGTGTGAGAAGCCAAAACCGGAGTTATTTGTTTACTTTTGCAGGTGCATCACGTCCTGACCTCAACAATTCTATTCGGGGTGTGGCTATTGAACAATGTAGAGCTGCAAGAGCTTGCAAATTTATAGATTGTAATGTTACTAATGAAAACAAATGTGATGATCCGGTTAGTGTTATGAGGGTGTTTAAGAGCTCGGTTTTTTGCTTGCAGCCTCCAGGGGATTCCTACACTAGGCGATCAATTTTTGACTCTATTTTGGCAGGTTGTATTCCGGTTTTCTTTCATCCGGGTACTGCTTACGCGCAATATTTATGGCATTTACCAAGGAATGGTACCAAGTATTCTGTGTATATACCAGTGAAGGACGTGAAACTTTGGAAAGGTAATGTGGAGGAGATATTGCTTGGGATTTCGAAGGATAAAGAATTAGCCATGAGAGAGGAGGTTATAGGACTTATTCCAAGGATAGTATATGCAAATCCCAGGTctaaatttgagatttttgggGATGCATTTGATGTAGCGGTGGATGGAGTTCTTGAGGGAGTAGAGAGTCTTAGGAGATTAATTAGGGAGGGGGGGGATCCTAGTGTTGGTTTTGCAGATGGGGATGATTATAAGTATACGTTTTCTCAGTGGGAGAGATTTGAATAG